The following are encoded in a window of Candidatus Bathyarchaeota archaeon genomic DNA:
- a CDS encoding nicotinamide-nucleotide adenylyltransferase encodes MVNRGLYVGRFQPFHIGHLDAIKYVLDQVDELVIVIGSAQYSHNSNNPFTAGERLVMIRRALLEAGVDYSKLWVVPVPDVHLHMLWVSAVEGYTPKFNTLYSNEPLTRRLFMEAGYEVKNIPLFDRRVYMSTIIREKMAEGDSWKKLVPKSVAEFILEIDGVNRVRDLARTDRVT; translated from the coding sequence GTGGTTAACCGTGGTCTCTACGTTGGCAGGTTTCAGCCATTCCATATTGGGCACCTTGACGCCATAAAATATGTTTTAGACCAAGTGGACGAGTTAGTGATAGTCATCGGCAGTGCCCAGTACAGCCACAACAGCAACAACCCGTTCACCGCTGGGGAGAGGTTGGTTATGATTCGCCGAGCACTTTTAGAGGCAGGAGTGGATTATTCGAAGCTGTGGGTTGTGCCAGTTCCAGACGTGCATCTGCACATGCTATGGGTGAGCGCGGTTGAAGGTTACACGCCAAAATTCAACACCCTGTATTCTAATGAGCCGTTGACGCGGAGGCTTTTCATGGAAGCAGGCTACGAGGTCAAAAACATCCCCCTGTTTGATAGGCGAGTCTACATGTCCACCATCATCAGGGAGAAAATGGCTGAGGGCGACAGCTGGAAAAAACTTGTCCCCAAGAGCGTGGCTGAGTTCATTTTGGAGATAGATGGCGTTAACAGGGTTAGGGATTTAGCGCGAACTGACAGGGTGACCTAA
- the truD gene encoding tRNA pseudouridine(13) synthase TruD gives MSAPEIDKLLGIEAYATKTSGVGGAIREAVDDFVVEEILVDGSKANINGILPSKVLASTAHKQRFLLCVLVKRNWDTFVAVKNVAKTLGVEQGRVQFAGIKDAKAVTAQFITLENVAIEDAKKISVKDVAVYPIGYLREQLALFYLLGNHFTITIKHLKEPKEIIEKQVAQTIHELDAVSGIPNFFGHQRFGTTRPITHLVGKALAQGDFEGATMLFLAKPSVHEHPASRQARQELAESGNFKQAVENFPKQLRFERLMLSHLAENPSDFVGAFKRLPVKLLALFVQAHQSYLFNRFLSERINHKLPLNEATVGDFVVGVERSGLPLTSMVKVATAENLNEINAQVKAGRLRVALPVFGVKQKLSEGAMGALEKEVLSQEGVEPDKLRFNTVSRVGGKGGLRVVSAPIRDFKLQSVSEGTNGEGCQAKLSFMLLRGCYATVLLRELMKPSDLIAAGF, from the coding sequence TTGTCTGCCCCCGAAATCGATAAGCTTCTTGGAATTGAGGCTTACGCAACCAAGACCAGCGGTGTTGGCGGTGCCATTCGGGAGGCGGTTGATGATTTTGTTGTTGAAGAAATTCTTGTCGACGGTTCTAAAGCCAACATCAATGGTATTTTGCCAAGCAAAGTTTTAGCATCCACCGCTCATAAGCAGAGGTTTCTGCTTTGTGTTTTGGTCAAGCGGAACTGGGACACCTTTGTCGCAGTCAAAAACGTTGCAAAGACATTGGGGGTTGAGCAGGGGCGCGTCCAGTTTGCAGGGATAAAAGATGCTAAGGCGGTTACTGCGCAGTTTATCACTCTGGAAAACGTTGCGATTGAGGATGCTAAGAAAATTAGCGTCAAAGACGTGGCGGTTTATCCTATCGGTTACCTTCGGGAACAGTTAGCGCTGTTTTATCTTTTGGGCAACCACTTCACCATAACAATAAAACACCTAAAAGAGCCGAAAGAAATTATTGAAAAACAAGTTGCCCAAACAATACACGAACTTGATGCTGTCAGCGGCATCCCAAACTTTTTTGGGCACCAACGCTTCGGCACCACACGCCCCATCACACACTTGGTTGGGAAAGCGCTGGCTCAAGGCGATTTTGAGGGCGCAACCATGCTTTTTTTGGCTAAACCAAGCGTACATGAGCATCCCGCTTCAAGGCAAGCGCGCCAAGAGCTAGCGGAGTCTGGCAATTTCAAGCAAGCAGTGGAGAATTTTCCCAAGCAGCTTCGTTTTGAGCGGCTAATGCTGAGTCATCTGGCTGAGAACCCCTCTGATTTTGTTGGCGCATTCAAACGGTTGCCCGTTAAGCTTTTGGCACTTTTTGTTCAAGCACACCAGTCATACTTGTTCAACCGTTTCCTAAGCGAACGCATCAACCATAAGTTGCCTCTAAATGAAGCTACGGTTGGAGATTTCGTGGTTGGGGTTGAGCGCTCAGGATTACCACTCACCAGCATGGTTAAAGTGGCAACGGCTGAAAACCTTAACGAAATTAACGCTCAAGTAAAGGCAGGAAGGTTGCGTGTGGCTCTCCCAGTTTTCGGCGTTAAACAGAAGCTTTCTGAGGGTGCCATGGGTGCGCTTGAAAAGGAAGTTTTATCGCAAGAAGGCGTGGAGCCAGACAAATTGCGGTTTAACACAGTGTCTAGAGTCGGCGGCAAGGGCGGTTTGAGAGTTGTCAGTGCTCCAATTAGAGATTTCAAGTTGCAAAGCGTTTCTGAAGGCACAAACGGCGAAGGCTGCCAAGCTAAACTTAGTTTCATGCTGCTTAGAGGCTGCTATGCAACAGTGCTTCTCAGAGAACTCATGAAGCCCTCTGATTTGATTGCGGCAGGCTTCTAA
- the pth2 gene encoding peptidyl-tRNA hydrolase Pth2, whose amino-acid sequence MGEFEYKQVLVFRSDLKMGKGKIAAQAGHAAISAAQDAFVHHKKWWDAWMYEGQRKIAVKVEGEKELCELEEAAEDLGLPHALIVDRGLTQIPEGTITCLGIGPAPAEKIDRLTGKLKLL is encoded by the coding sequence ATGGGTGAGTTTGAGTATAAACAGGTGCTTGTGTTTCGTTCAGATTTAAAGATGGGTAAAGGCAAAATTGCAGCACAAGCAGGGCACGCAGCGATTTCCGCCGCTCAAGACGCGTTTGTTCATCATAAGAAGTGGTGGGACGCATGGATGTATGAGGGGCAACGCAAAATCGCGGTCAAGGTTGAGGGAGAAAAAGAGCTCTGTGAATTGGAGGAGGCTGCTGAAGATTTGGGTTTGCCGCACGCGTTGATTGTTGATAGAGGTTTAACACAGATTCCTGAGGGTACAATAACTTGCCTAGGAATTGGTCCTGCGCCAGCTGAAAAAATTGACCGTTTAACTGGCAAACTTAAGTTGTTGTAG
- a CDS encoding Mov34/MPN/PAD-1 family protein, protein MERPIYITENCLVALITSCLEIPHKEVGGFLIGKEENRFINGGRTACLTVDVAYQIRTCKSGKSFWQPENIRAYHRIVDTIKSMGFNIVGEYHSHIHNVAELSEEDKNFIKQEVADLKVSNWIEMILNIESKTYTRKQKQSFDCNFFSKKIRCTIRGIRDPLAGYSITAGTYCFDPATGVFKEASVYVP, encoded by the coding sequence ATGGAGCGCCCCATATACATCACAGAGAACTGCCTAGTAGCCCTTATCACTTCATGTCTGGAAATACCGCACAAAGAAGTCGGCGGATTCCTTATAGGCAAAGAAGAAAACCGTTTCATAAACGGCGGAAGAACTGCGTGCCTAACAGTGGACGTTGCTTACCAAATTAGAACTTGCAAAAGCGGCAAATCCTTCTGGCAGCCTGAAAACATACGTGCGTACCATCGAATAGTTGATACTATAAAATCCATGGGCTTCAACATTGTGGGAGAATATCACAGTCACATCCACAATGTGGCGGAGCTTTCTGAAGAAGACAAGAATTTCATAAAACAAGAAGTTGCAGACCTAAAAGTCTCAAACTGGATAGAGATGATACTGAATATAGAAAGCAAAACATACACTCGCAAACAAAAACAAAGCTTTGACTGCAATTTTTTCAGCAAAAAAATCCGTTGCACCATTCGCGGCATCAGAGACCCCTTAGCGGGCTACTCGATAACGGCTGGAACTTACTGTTTTGACCCAGCTACGGGTGTGTTCAAGGAAGCAAGCGTTTATGTGCCCTAA
- a CDS encoding PrsW family glutamic-type intramembrane protease, producing MENQRQCVIPIHKPGIKELIFFFSSGILVSIPFTFFFSQIYVYFPAFISIVIFAPLIEELAKVFPLFYRHGETERSIVTLGLLIGLGFGIAEFVLYVFFLDTPFIARIPGIVFHTSSTAITAFGIAKKNFLPYYFIAVLLHLANNLFAVIDIPFSLFVVLLVIITAYYLAWRYYHQASKEKIVV from the coding sequence ATGGAGAATCAACGGCAATGCGTTATCCCCATTCATAAACCTGGCATAAAAGAACTAATCTTCTTCTTTTCCTCGGGAATATTGGTGAGCATTCCGTTTACGTTTTTCTTTTCCCAAATTTACGTTTACTTTCCAGCGTTCATATCGATTGTCATTTTTGCTCCCCTCATTGAAGAGCTAGCCAAAGTTTTCCCACTTTTCTATCGGCACGGTGAAACAGAACGTTCCATAGTAACTTTGGGTTTGCTGATTGGGTTAGGCTTTGGAATCGCTGAATTTGTCTTATACGTTTTCTTTTTAGATACGCCGTTCATAGCTAGAATTCCAGGGATAGTATTTCATACCTCAAGCACAGCCATAACCGCCTTTGGCATTGCCAAGAAAAACTTTCTGCCGTACTATTTTATCGCTGTGTTGCTTCATTTAGCTAACAACCTCTTTGCGGTCATAGATATTCCCTTTAGCCTTTTTGTTGTTTTACTAGTCATAATTACTGCGTATTACCTAGCTTGGAGATACTACCATCAAGCATCAAAAGAAAAAATAGTTGTTTAG